Below is a genomic region from Leptospira yasudae.
CCGCCTTGTAAATTTCGACCGCATTGTAGTAGAGATACAATACTTCGTAATAATCTCTAAGGACCGTAAGATAATTCTTTTCGGCCTGGAGAAAGGTCACCTGATCGGATGCACCACGGACATACGCTATCCTGGATTTTTGTTCCAACTGTTTGTTTTTCTGTAATAGATTGATTCGTTCGTATTTGGCGAGAAGGTCTTCTCGCGCGAGAAGTTCCTTCTTGGAAGCTTCGATTTCCTCGTTGACCTCGCGCTTTTTGGCTTCGAGCGCGAGTTCGAACTTTTTATGTTCTTCTTTAGCGGAAAGAACCTTTCCCTGACCTCGGTCGTTCAACGGAAGAGGAATCGTAGCGAATACGCCCGCGTAATGCTCGTTGCCCTTGATTCTCCATTCTCCTCCGACTTGAAGATAACCGAGGGCTTCTCTTCTTTGGAGATCGATGTTGAGCTTCTTCTCTTTAACGCGTTCTTCCAAAGCCGCGATATCCGGGCGGTTGACCGAAGCGATCGTGGAATCCTTAAGTCGAAGACCTAGGTCCTCGAGGGATTTGAATTTCATCTCCGATTTGAAAGCGAAGATTCCTTCCGATTCCTTGATTCCGGTAAGAATTCTCAGTTCTTTTTCGACAAACTGTCTGCGCACGAGCGCATCACGGTAAAACTTCTCGACCTGAATTCTTTCCAACTCGAGACGTTCGAATTCGAGAGGAGAGATGTCGCCCTTTTCCACTCGAAATTTCGTGAGTTCCAAAAGATCGCTGTAATTTTCGTAAAATTCTTTATTATAATCTACTAAATTAGTTAGGAAGATATAAGTCCAATAGTTCTGCCTCAACCTGAGTCTAAAAAGCCTGTCGAAGTTGTCGAATTCTCCGAGAACCGCTTCGAAGGATTTTTTAGCGACCTTGGATCGGAGAGAAATGATTCCGTAGACGTCCACATCTTGATAGAGGGCCGGTGCAATCTCCGTGCTTCCTCCTTGCGATCCGTTCGCTCCTAAAACCTGAGGACTGGAAGAGCCTCCGCCGGGCATTCCGATGAACTGTTGCTGGAACTGAACGATCGGGTTTCGATACAAGGAAGCGGTGATGACCTTTCCTCGTTCGATTCCCATGTTTTGTTTTTCAGCGAGATACAAGGGATTGTTCGAGACTGCGTATTCCATCAGACGTTCCATATCCCAATCAATGATCTTTCCGGAAAAACCGGATTGACCATAGGTTGTCGAACTCTGCGGTTGAACTTGTGATTGCGTTTGTGTTTGAGACTCGGGCTGTGCTTGGGTTTGCGCGTCCTTTGTCCCTTGCGATTTTTTTTCTTCCGGAGAACTGGAATTCGCGTTCGATTTTTTTTTGTCTTCTTCCTCGGCGAGACCCGGTTCGAGCGGGACTACCTCCGCGGTCGTAGTAACCGGAAAAATCAAAACGGCGGCGAGTCCGAGAAATCCGAAGACTAACCATTTCTTCAGAAATTTCGGCGCAACTGCACCGGTCTTAAGACTGATTAAAACATTCTGTGAAGATACCATTTCCCCTGCACTTTCTTAAAGTATGGATTGAGAAGTTCCTTCTCCAGTTCTATGTTATCTTTGAATCGAAGCTTCAATTCGCATTCGGTCATACTTTCGTAATAGAACTCTATTTCGATTCCGCCGGAAAGCAAAAACAAATCCCGAACCGTTCGAACGTTCTCCGAATTCTTCTGTTTTTTCAAAAGCTCACGGTCAAAAAAATACGTCTCGAAGTAATTCCCTTTTTTTAGAAGTTCCTTTTTAATTTCTTCCCGAGTCCAAATTCCTTTCAGATCGAGAAGTAATCCGTCCTTGGGAGAAACCTGATCTCCGAGTTTGGAAAAATCTTTCCGGACCGTATCGTCCACGAGGGTTTTCATCAACTGGAGAATCTCCGGCGTGTCCAACTTATGATCGCCCGTATGACCCGCGAGAAACACTTTTCCGGCCCGAATTTCCGGCGATTTTAAGTCGGTTCTGGAAAGAAAAATTTCTCTTTCGGATGCGGTTGCCTCTGTCGTCTTGCAGGAAACCGCGAAGAATGCGAAGAATAAAATGATAATAAGTGCGCGACTCGATGCGATCCGTGAATTTGAGGTTCGTGGAGAGAAGCCTAACGGTATTTGCACAGAGTTTTGTTGAACTGAAAAATATGTCTTCTTCGCGGGCATGAGAAATCCGGACTCGGGTCCAGTCTCTGAGAATCGATCGTAAAGTCGAATCAAGTTTTGTTTTTTATTCGAACCTATTTTCCACGGTTACAATCGCATTTCTCGGTTCAGATCTTGCGTTTTTCTACGCTATACGAATTTTTTTCGGTCGATATGCGCTTTGTTTACGCGTTTCGGAACCGAACCGACATGGGATATTTATTACTGGATGCGGATCGGGAGATTCGCTCAACGCTTCAAAAAGATCGAATGGAAACCGTGACCTTGTTGATTCCGGAAGAAACATGGCTTCGTTTTTCCGAAGACGAGGCTCGGAGACTTCCGAAAAAAATTCCGCAAATGCTGCGGACATATGCGAAATTTCTGACAGCTCAAAAACGATTAGGGAAAAATGCGGGGCGGACCTTGTATCAACCAAGCCCGGGAAAGTCCAAAATGAAACGGGTGAATGTTCGTTTGAGCCCCGGGAGCTGGACCTTGTTCGGAACGTTAGCGCAAGCTCATGGTGTATCGCGTTGTTTTCTTTTCAATTATTTGTTGTGGTTGGATTTTGCCGGGGTTGGCGGATCCGTCTTTGATACTTTGAATGCGGGAGTTCCCACATTTCACAGGAACTACAGTTACATCCTGCACCTCGATTTAGCCTACAACCAAGTAATTCGGAAGCTCGACTGCGAACCCGACTCCCTATTCTACACATTAGATTACAGAGATTGGTATCCCGACTAAAAACGAAACATCGTCCGAAACGTTTTTCAAAAAAATCTCAACAAACAAGGGGAAAGACATGCCCCGACAAAAAAACAACGAACCATCAACCCGCGACGCAATCGTCGACAAAACAAAAACATTCCGAACGCATCCCGCGTTAGGCGCCCTTTGCTTCCAAACGAAGAGCCTTCTTCAAAAGCTCTTCGAGGTCCTTACCGTAAATCACGTTCAACAACGAAGAATTATCCGTAAGAAAACGTTTTGCGCCTTCGGTGAACTCCGCATCGCCGACGATAAAGGCTTTATCCACGCCCAACTCTTTGATCTGTCCGATCGTATCCCGCAGAAAAATATCGGAGATCTTCGCGTCCTTCCATTTGCGAAACTTAAACAAAGAACGAGTTTCCTTATCCGTCTTATTCAAACCGGTAAGATTCAAACCGTCCCCTTCTTTATTCGGAACCTCGCGACTCACCGTATAATTCAAAGCCATCACGATCCGCACGCAGAGATTCTTAAATTCGACGCCTTTCAATTGTCTATAGTGATCCAACACACCGACGCCGATCTTAGAAACGTCGGCAAGAAGTTTGTTACCTTGATCGTCCAAGATCCCTTTGATATGAAAGGACTTGGAAGACTTGAGTCCCGAAAGTTCATAAAAACGTTCCACCGGAAAGAGTTCTCCGAAAATTCTTCCGATCTCTTCATCCAGGGAGAATCCGCTTTGCGCCTTGTTAGGATCCGTTCGTTTCGTCTCCAACTGGAATTTATAGTTTGCAAGCTCCAAAATTCTTCTGTCGTCGATTCGTTCCGACTCGGCCTCGATGAGATATTCGCTGGCTTCTTCCAACTTGCCGAGTTTCACGGCCAACAGGGAAAAGTAAACGTCCGAGTCGATCATCTCCTGTTTCCAACCGCTGTTCCGCGCCATCTCCATACAAAGCCTTGCGTGTTTTAAACCTTCTCCCAAATTTCTCTGAAGAATAAAGCAGCACATCAAAAACTGAAAAATCGTATAACGCACGTAATCGTCTTCGATGAGATCCGCGACCGAGTTCGCGACCTTAACCGCTTCTTCGTATTTCCCATCCCTCGTCAAACTCAACGCGTATAAAAATCCGCCCACTGGAGAAGCCGGGTCCAACTCATACGCCTTCGCAAAGAATTCCACCGGATTTCCTTTCCGCAACACCGCGGCAATCACGCCCTTTCCGATAAAGATGGAAGCGTTCTTAATCTTATCGTTGGAAATCTTTCCTAAGAATCGATCGGCGATCGCAAATTCCTTTTGCCCCAAGGCCATAAACCCGATGCGAATGTTCGCTTCCGCATTTTCCGGATCGATCGTTACGGTATCCAAATAGTGAAAGAGAGCTTCTTCGAATAAATCCTGTTG
It encodes:
- a CDS encoding TolC family protein, encoding MVSSQNVLISLKTGAVAPKFLKKWLVFGFLGLAAVLIFPVTTTAEVVPLEPGLAEEEDKKKSNANSSSPEEKKSQGTKDAQTQAQPESQTQTQSQVQPQSSTTYGQSGFSGKIIDWDMERLMEYAVSNNPLYLAEKQNMGIERGKVITASLYRNPIVQFQQQFIGMPGGGSSSPQVLGANGSQGGSTEIAPALYQDVDVYGIISLRSKVAKKSFEAVLGEFDNFDRLFRLRLRQNYWTYIFLTNLVDYNKEFYENYSDLLELTKFRVEKGDISPLEFERLELERIQVEKFYRDALVRRQFVEKELRILTGIKESEGIFAFKSEMKFKSLEDLGLRLKDSTIASVNRPDIAALEERVKEKKLNIDLQRREALGYLQVGGEWRIKGNEHYAGVFATIPLPLNDRGQGKVLSAKEEHKKFELALEAKKREVNEEIEASKKELLAREDLLAKYERINLLQKNKQLEQKSRIAYVRGASDQVTFLQAEKNYLTVLRDYYEVLYLYYNAVEIYKAAVGKKTERD
- a CDS encoding tetratricopeptide repeat protein, whose product is MIFVILVAIGIILIVAFGSFLIQTKKDAYEKALALAAMGNYVDARVIIRDILDSSPSNVRAHYVIAKIYAMEGDTTNEARHLEKIKKIGTYEKGINEVAVSNRIADIYYQQDLFEEALFHYLDTVTIDPENAEANIRIGFMALGQKEFAIADRFLGKISNDKIKNASIFIGKGVIAAVLRKGNPVEFFAKAYELDPASPVGGFLYALSLTRDGKYEEAVKVANSVADLIEDDYVRYTIFQFLMCCFILQRNLGEGLKHARLCMEMARNSGWKQEMIDSDVYFSLLAVKLGKLEEASEYLIEAESERIDDRRILELANYKFQLETKRTDPNKAQSGFSLDEEIGRIFGELFPVERFYELSGLKSSKSFHIKGILDDQGNKLLADVSKIGVGVLDHYRQLKGVEFKNLCVRIVMALNYTVSREVPNKEGDGLNLTGLNKTDKETRSLFKFRKWKDAKISDIFLRDTIGQIKELGVDKAFIVGDAEFTEGAKRFLTDNSSLLNVIYGKDLEELLKKALRLEAKGA
- a CDS encoding DUF1564 domain-containing protein, producing MGYLLLDADREIRSTLQKDRMETVTLLIPEETWLRFSEDEARRLPKKIPQMLRTYAKFLTAQKRLGKNAGRTLYQPSPGKSKMKRVNVRLSPGSWTLFGTLAQAHGVSRCFLFNYLLWLDFAGVGGSVFDTLNAGVPTFHRNYSYILHLDLAYNQVIRKLDCEPDSLFYTLDYRDWYPD